The stretch of DNA ACCGTCAACGTCGAAGGCGCGCGCATCGGCAACATCCGTTTTGCCCGCAATGCGGTCTCCACCGCCGGCCTGGCCGACGACACCCGCCTGACCGTGCAGGTGGCCTTCGGCAAGCGCCAGGGCACCGCCACCATCAACGAGTTCGACGACAAGTCGCTGGAAAAGGCCGTGCGCCGCGCCGAGGACCTGGCGCGCCTGGCGCCGGAGAATCCGGAATTCATGCCGGCGATCGCCAAGACCGGCTACAAGTCGTCCGAGACCTACGTCAAGCGCACCGCCGAGATCGACCCGGAATTCCGCGCCCAGGCCGCCGCCTACGCGATGGAAGCCTGCCGCAAGAAGGGCCTGGTGTCGGCCGGCTTCTTCACCGACCGCGAGACCTTTGAAACCGTGGCCAACTCGAACGGCGTGTTCGGCCACCAGGTCGCCACCTCGCTCGACTTCACCTGTACCGTGCGCACCGAAGACGGCCGCGGTTCGGGCTGGGTCAAGCGTTCGGCGCGCGACGTGGCCCGTTTCGATCCGCGCGAAGCGGCCGACGTGGCCATCGAGAAGGCGCTGCGCTCGGTGGACGCCAAGGCCCTCGAGCCGGGCCGCTACACCGTGGTGATGGAGCCATCCGCCACCAGCGACCTCTTGACCTTCATGATCGGCGGCTTCAACGCCCGCATGGCCGACGAGGGCCGCAGCTTCCTCTCTAAAAAGGGCGGCCAGAACCGCCTGGGCGACAAATTGTTCGACCAGCAGGTCAACATCTGGTCCGACCCGTGGGACAAGGACGTGCCGGTGCTGCCGTGGGACAGCGACATGCTGCCGCGCGAACGGACCCACCTGGTGAAGGATGGCCGCATCAACGCGCTGAACTACTCGCAGTACTGGGCCAAGCAGAAGGGCCAGCGCGCCATCGGCCGGGCCGGCAACATCATCATGGCCGGCACCGACAAGAGCACGGCCGAGCTGATCGCCAACACCAAGAAGGGCGTGCTGGTGACCCGCACCTGGTACATCCGCATGGTGGACCCGCAGTCGGTGCTGGTGACGGGCCTGACCCGCGACGGCACCTTCTACATCGAGAACGGCAAGGTCAAGCACCCGATCAAGAACTTCCGCTTCAACGAGAGCCCGGTGAGCATGCTGAACAACATCGACGAAATCGGCAAGCCGCTGGTGATCGGCGGCGACGAGGCGAATTATTCGATGCTGATTCCGGCGATGAAGATCCGCGACTTCAACTTCACGTCGCTGTCGGACGCAGTCTAAAACGTAGGGTGGGCGGGTGTCCCGCCCACGCGTTCAAATCACG from Massilia varians encodes:
- a CDS encoding TldD/PmbA family protein codes for the protein MSILTQDQTKRITDRVLSLSKADECTVNVEGARIGNIRFARNAVSTAGLADDTRLTVQVAFGKRQGTATINEFDDKSLEKAVRRAEDLARLAPENPEFMPAIAKTGYKSSETYVKRTAEIDPEFRAQAAAYAMEACRKKGLVSAGFFTDRETFETVANSNGVFGHQVATSLDFTCTVRTEDGRGSGWVKRSARDVARFDPREAADVAIEKALRSVDAKALEPGRYTVVMEPSATSDLLTFMIGGFNARMADEGRSFLSKKGGQNRLGDKLFDQQVNIWSDPWDKDVPVLPWDSDMLPRERTHLVKDGRINALNYSQYWAKQKGQRAIGRAGNIIMAGTDKSTAELIANTKKGVLVTRTWYIRMVDPQSVLVTGLTRDGTFYIENGKVKHPIKNFRFNESPVSMLNNIDEIGKPLVIGGDEANYSMLIPAMKIRDFNFTSLSDAV